The following coding sequences lie in one Mesorhizobium sp. INR15 genomic window:
- a CDS encoding pyridoxal phosphate-dependent aminotransferase: MKVEIHKLFEYLLDTTVHKPEAVLGLSLASPPKLGAFLDDLDPEMPLDWNNRSFQGLPELRAHVLREAGLTDACAVDDVLITAGAAEANYLVMRQLLQPGDEFVIETPGWPQAAVMAKALEVSTRTLSRAEADGWRFPMDQLRDAVSSRTKLIFLTNPNNPTGQLLSAAELCEIASIASHHGAYLVVDEVYAGLEWEGERRPSIAGIYERGITTGSVSKALGLQGLRTGWLVCRDRDVVLDAVILRENSSEIMNIMGEVIAEIAMRPERYSTAIASARREGSANLERLDQFIEAQPFLSWIRPQGGLIGLARLHLALDGEQFARKLLAAPYRTFLIPGTAYDEPAHIRLGVGGGELVRFDVGLERLSSLLEALSSTLYV, from the coding sequence ATGAAAGTAGAAATACACAAGCTTTTTGAGTATCTTCTGGACACGACCGTTCATAAACCCGAAGCAGTCCTAGGGCTGTCGCTAGCGAGCCCCCCCAAGCTCGGTGCCTTCTTGGATGATCTTGATCCCGAAATGCCGCTGGACTGGAACAACAGATCGTTTCAGGGTCTGCCGGAACTCAGAGCGCACGTTCTGCGAGAAGCAGGGCTGACAGATGCCTGCGCGGTTGATGATGTCTTGATCACTGCGGGTGCCGCAGAGGCGAACTATCTGGTGATGCGTCAATTGCTGCAGCCAGGTGACGAGTTCGTCATCGAAACGCCTGGCTGGCCACAGGCCGCCGTCATGGCCAAGGCGCTGGAAGTCTCCACTCGGACGCTCTCCCGAGCCGAGGCGGATGGCTGGCGCTTCCCGATGGACCAACTCCGCGATGCCGTCTCATCGCGAACGAAGCTTATTTTCCTCACAAATCCCAACAATCCGACCGGACAGTTGCTATCCGCGGCTGAGCTTTGTGAAATTGCTTCGATCGCTTCACACCATGGCGCCTACCTTGTCGTTGACGAGGTCTACGCCGGTCTTGAATGGGAGGGCGAACGCCGCCCATCCATCGCCGGCATCTATGAACGCGGCATCACCACGGGTAGTGTCTCCAAGGCCTTGGGTTTGCAGGGCCTTCGGACAGGTTGGCTGGTCTGCCGCGACCGCGATGTGGTGCTTGACGCTGTTATCCTTCGCGAGAACTCAAGCGAAATCATGAATATCATGGGCGAGGTAATCGCCGAGATCGCCATGCGGCCAGAACGGTACTCCACCGCCATCGCGTCGGCGCGTCGCGAAGGATCGGCAAATCTGGAACGACTAGACCAGTTCATCGAGGCACAACCCTTCCTTTCCTGGATCCGCCCGCAGGGAGGCCTAATCGGCCTCGCAAGATTGCATCTGGCACTCGATGGGGAACAATTTGCTAGGAAATTGCTCGCGGCACCCTACCGGACGTTCCTCATCCCGGGCACTGCCTATGATGAGCCAGCCCACATTCGCCTAGGGGTCGGCGGCGGAGAGCTCGTCAGGTTCGACGTCGGTCTTGAACGTTTATCATCGCTTCTTGAAGCCCTAAGCTCGACTTTGTACGTTTAG